One genomic segment of Vulpes vulpes isolate BD-2025 chromosome 2, VulVul3, whole genome shotgun sequence includes these proteins:
- the EXOC7 gene encoding exocyst complex component 7 isoform X2, producing MIPPQEASARRREIEDKLKQEEETLSFIRDSLEKSDQLTKNMVSILSSFESRLMKLENSIIPVHKQTENLQRLQENVEKTLSCLDHVISYYHVASDTEKIIREGPTGRLEEYLGSMAKIQKAVEYFQDNSPDSPELNKVKLLFERGKESLESEFRSLMTRHSKVVSPVLILDLISGEDELEVQEEVPLEHLPEGVLQDVIRISRWLVEYGRNQDFMNVYYQIRSSQLDRSIKGLKEHFRKSSSSSGVPYSPAIPNKRKDTPTKKPLKRPGTIRKAQNLLKQYSQHGLDGKKGGSNLIPLEGRDDTLDVETDAYIHCVSAFVKLAQSEYQLLMDVIPEHHQKKTFDSLIQDALDGLMLEGENIVSAARKAIIRHDFSAVLTVFPILRHLKQTKPEFDQVLQGTAASTKNKLPGLITSMETVGAKALEDFADNIKNDPDKEYNMPKDGTVHELTSNAILFLQQLLDFQETAGAMLASQEWHSLVRRCPACLAPPSAFLHLLLGSPVLPISLTQLTVPWAGASGPAGCLPTDCCPGIGAGEVGMEGVLGDTYNIPLDPRETSSSATSYSSEFSKRLLSTYICKVLGNLQLNLLSKSKVYEDPALSAIFLHNNYNYILKALEKSELIQLVAVTQKTAERSYREHIEQQIQTYQRSWLKVTDYISEKNLPVFQPGVKLRDKERQMIKERFKGFNDGLEELCKIQKAWAIPDMEQRDKIRQAQKNIVRETYGAFLHRYGSVPFTKNPEKYIKYRVEQVGDMIDRLFDTSA from the exons ATGATCCCCCCGCAGGAGGCGTCCGCCCGGCGGCGGGAGATCGAGGACAAGCTGAAACAG GAGGAGGAGACGCTGTCCTTCATCCGAGACAGCCTGGAGAAGAGCGACCAGCTCACCAAAAACATG GTGTCTATCCTGTCATCCTTTGAGAGTCGCCTTATGAAGCTAGAGAACTCCATCATCCCTGTGCACAAGCAGACTGAGAACCTGCAGCGGCTGCAGGAGAATGTTGAGAAGACTCTGTCCTGCCTGGACCATGTCATCAGCTACTACCATGTGGCCAGTGACACTGAGAAAATCATCAGGGAGGG CCCTACAGGCAGGCTGGAAGAGTACCTGGGGAGCATGGCCAAGATTCAGAAGGCTGTGGAGTATTTCCAGGACAATAGCCCAGACAGTCCAGAGCTCAACAAAGTG AAGCTGCTATTCGAGCGGGGGAAGGAGTCACTGGAGTCTGAGTTCCGCAGCCTGATGACCAGGCACAGTAAGGTTGTGTCCCCTGTGCTCATCCTGGATCTGATCAGTGGCGAAGATGAGCTGGAGGTCCAGGAGGAGGTACCCCTGGAGCACCTGCCCGAGGGAGTGCTCCAGGACGTGATCCGCATTTCCCGCTGGCTGGTGGAATACGGCCGCAACCAAG ATTTCATGAATGTCTACTACCAGATTCGCTCCAGCCAGCTAGACCGCTCCATCAAGGGCCTGAAGGAGCATTTCCGGAAGAGTAGTTCCTCCTCTGGGGTTCCCTACTCCCCTGCTATCCCCAATAAGAGGAAAGACACGCCCACCAAGAAGCCCCTCAAGAGGCCAG GGACGATCCGTAAGGCTCAGAACCTTCTGAAACAGTATTCCCAGCATGGTCTAGATGGGAAAAAGGGGGGCTCTAACCTCATTCCTCTGGAAG GGAGAGACGACACACTGGACGTGGAGACCGACGCCTACATTCACTGTGTCAGTGCCTTCGTCAAGTTGGCCCAGAGCGAGTACCAGCTGCTGATGGACGTCATCCCTGAGCACCATCAGAAAAAGACGTTTGACTCTCTGATCCAG GATGCACTGGACGGGCTGATGCTCGAAGGGGAGAACATCGTGTCTGCTGCCCGCAAGGCCATCATCCGACACGACTTCTCTGCCGTACTCACTGTCTTCCCCATCCTGCGGCACCTCAAGCAGACGAAGCCCGAGTTTGACCAGGTGCTCCAG GGTACAGCTGCCAGCACCAAGAACAAGCTGCCCGGCCTCATCACCTCCATGGAGACAGTTGGAGCCAAGGCATTGGAGGACTTTGCCGACAACATCAAG AATGATCCGGACAAGGAATACAACATGCCCAAGGATGGCACCGTGCATGAGCTCACAAGCAAT GCCATCCTCTTTCTACAGCAACTCCTGGACTTCCAAGAGACAGCCGGGGCGATGCTGGCCTCCCAAG AGTGGCACTCCCTGGTTCGAAGATGCCCTGCCTGCCTCGCCCCTCCTTCCGCATTTCTCCATCTGCTCTTGGGTTCGCCTGTCCTCCCGATTAGTCTCACACAGCTGACCGTTCCGTGGGCTGGCGCCTCAGGGCCAGCCGGGTGTCTTCCCACTGACTGCTGCCCTGGCATTGGAGCTGGGGAGGTTGGCATGGAAGGAG TTCTTGGGGACACATACAATATTCCTTTAGACCCCCGAG AGACCAGCTCTTCAGCCACCAGCTACAGCTCCGAGTTCAGCAAGCGCCTGCTAAGCACGTATATCT GTAAAGTCCTGGGCAACCTGCAGCTGAACCTCCTGAGCAAGTCCAAAGTGTATGAGGACCCAGCTCTGAGCGCCATCTTTCTGCACAACAACTACAACTACATCCTCAAGGCCCTGGAGAA gtctgagCTGATCCAGCTGGTGGCTGTGACCCAGAAGACTGCTGAACGCTCCTACCGGGAGCACATTGAGCAGCAGATCCAGACCTACCAGCGGAG CTGGTTAAAGGTGACTGACTACATCTCTGAGAAGAATCTACCTGTATTCCAACCCGGAGTCAAG CTGAGGGACAAGGAGCGACAGATGATCAAAGAGCGTTTCAAG GGTTTCAATGATGGCCTCGAAGAATTGTGCAAGATCCAGAAGGCCTGGGCTATTCCTGACATGGAGCAGAGAGACAAGATTCGCCAAGCTCAGAAAAACATCGTCAGGGAGACGTACGGGGCCTTTCTGCACAG GTATGGCAGCGTGCCGTTCACCAAGAACCCTGAGAAGTACATCAAGTACCGCGTGGAGCAGGTGGGCGACATGATCGATCGCCTCTTTGACACCTCTGCCtga
- the EXOC7 gene encoding exocyst complex component 7 isoform X8: protein MIPPQEASARRREIEDKLKQEEETLSFIRDSLEKSDQLTKNMVSILSSFESRLMKLENSIIPVHKQTENLQRLQENVEKTLSCLDHVISYYHVASDTEKIIREGPTGRLEEYLGSMAKIQKAVEYFQDNSPDSPELNKVKLLFERGKESLESEFRSLMTRHSKVVSPVLILDLISGEDELEVQEEVPLEHLPEGVLQDVIRISRWLVEYGRNQDFMNVYYQIRSSQLDRSIKGLKEHFRKSSSSSGVPYSPAIPNKRKDTPTKKPLKRPGTIRKAQNLLKQYSQHGLDGKKGGSNLIPLEGRDDTLDVETDAYIHCVSAFVKLAQSEYQLLMDVIPEHHQKKTFDSLIQDALDGLMLEGENIVSAARKAIIRHDFSAVLTVFPILRHLKQTKPEFDQVLQGTAASTKNKLPGLITSMETVGAKALEDFADNIKNDPDKEYNMPKDGTVHELTSNAILFLQQLLDFQETAGAMLASQETSSSATSYSSEFSKRLLSTYICKVLGNLQLNLLSKSKVYEDPALSAIFLHNNYNYILKALEKSELIQLVAVTQKTAERSYREHIEQQIQTYQRSWLKVTDYISEKNLPVFQPGVKLRDKERQMIKERFKGFNDGLEELCKIQKAWAIPDMEQRDKIRQAQKNIVRETYGAFLHRYGSVPFTKNPEKYIKYRVEQVGDMIDRLFDTSA from the exons ATGATCCCCCCGCAGGAGGCGTCCGCCCGGCGGCGGGAGATCGAGGACAAGCTGAAACAG GAGGAGGAGACGCTGTCCTTCATCCGAGACAGCCTGGAGAAGAGCGACCAGCTCACCAAAAACATG GTGTCTATCCTGTCATCCTTTGAGAGTCGCCTTATGAAGCTAGAGAACTCCATCATCCCTGTGCACAAGCAGACTGAGAACCTGCAGCGGCTGCAGGAGAATGTTGAGAAGACTCTGTCCTGCCTGGACCATGTCATCAGCTACTACCATGTGGCCAGTGACACTGAGAAAATCATCAGGGAGGG CCCTACAGGCAGGCTGGAAGAGTACCTGGGGAGCATGGCCAAGATTCAGAAGGCTGTGGAGTATTTCCAGGACAATAGCCCAGACAGTCCAGAGCTCAACAAAGTG AAGCTGCTATTCGAGCGGGGGAAGGAGTCACTGGAGTCTGAGTTCCGCAGCCTGATGACCAGGCACAGTAAGGTTGTGTCCCCTGTGCTCATCCTGGATCTGATCAGTGGCGAAGATGAGCTGGAGGTCCAGGAGGAGGTACCCCTGGAGCACCTGCCCGAGGGAGTGCTCCAGGACGTGATCCGCATTTCCCGCTGGCTGGTGGAATACGGCCGCAACCAAG ATTTCATGAATGTCTACTACCAGATTCGCTCCAGCCAGCTAGACCGCTCCATCAAGGGCCTGAAGGAGCATTTCCGGAAGAGTAGTTCCTCCTCTGGGGTTCCCTACTCCCCTGCTATCCCCAATAAGAGGAAAGACACGCCCACCAAGAAGCCCCTCAAGAGGCCAG GGACGATCCGTAAGGCTCAGAACCTTCTGAAACAGTATTCCCAGCATGGTCTAGATGGGAAAAAGGGGGGCTCTAACCTCATTCCTCTGGAAG GGAGAGACGACACACTGGACGTGGAGACCGACGCCTACATTCACTGTGTCAGTGCCTTCGTCAAGTTGGCCCAGAGCGAGTACCAGCTGCTGATGGACGTCATCCCTGAGCACCATCAGAAAAAGACGTTTGACTCTCTGATCCAG GATGCACTGGACGGGCTGATGCTCGAAGGGGAGAACATCGTGTCTGCTGCCCGCAAGGCCATCATCCGACACGACTTCTCTGCCGTACTCACTGTCTTCCCCATCCTGCGGCACCTCAAGCAGACGAAGCCCGAGTTTGACCAGGTGCTCCAG GGTACAGCTGCCAGCACCAAGAACAAGCTGCCCGGCCTCATCACCTCCATGGAGACAGTTGGAGCCAAGGCATTGGAGGACTTTGCCGACAACATCAAG AATGATCCGGACAAGGAATACAACATGCCCAAGGATGGCACCGTGCATGAGCTCACAAGCAAT GCCATCCTCTTTCTACAGCAACTCCTGGACTTCCAAGAGACAGCCGGGGCGATGCTGGCCTCCCAAG AGACCAGCTCTTCAGCCACCAGCTACAGCTCCGAGTTCAGCAAGCGCCTGCTAAGCACGTATATCT GTAAAGTCCTGGGCAACCTGCAGCTGAACCTCCTGAGCAAGTCCAAAGTGTATGAGGACCCAGCTCTGAGCGCCATCTTTCTGCACAACAACTACAACTACATCCTCAAGGCCCTGGAGAA gtctgagCTGATCCAGCTGGTGGCTGTGACCCAGAAGACTGCTGAACGCTCCTACCGGGAGCACATTGAGCAGCAGATCCAGACCTACCAGCGGAG CTGGTTAAAGGTGACTGACTACATCTCTGAGAAGAATCTACCTGTATTCCAACCCGGAGTCAAG CTGAGGGACAAGGAGCGACAGATGATCAAAGAGCGTTTCAAG GGTTTCAATGATGGCCTCGAAGAATTGTGCAAGATCCAGAAGGCCTGGGCTATTCCTGACATGGAGCAGAGAGACAAGATTCGCCAAGCTCAGAAAAACATCGTCAGGGAGACGTACGGGGCCTTTCTGCACAG GTATGGCAGCGTGCCGTTCACCAAGAACCCTGAGAAGTACATCAAGTACCGCGTGGAGCAGGTGGGCGACATGATCGATCGCCTCTTTGACACCTCTGCCtga
- the EXOC7 gene encoding exocyst complex component 7 isoform X5 has product MIPPQEASARRREIEDKLKQEEETLSFIRDSLEKSDQLTKNMVSILSSFESRLMKLENSIIPVHKQTENLQRLQENVEKTLSCLDHVISYYHVASDTEKIIREGPTGRLEEYLGSMAKIQKAVEYFQDNSPDSPELNKVKLLFERGKESLESEFRSLMTRHSKVVSPVLILDLISGEDELEVQEEVPLEHLPEGVLQDVIRISRWLVEYGRNQDFMNVYYQIRSSQLDRSIKGLKEHFRKSSSSSGVPYSPAIPNKRKDTPTKKPLKRPGTIRKAQNLLKQYSQHGLDGKKGGSNLIPLEGHEHDFRVKHLSEALNDKHGPLAGRDDTLDVETDAYIHCVSAFVKLAQSEYQLLMDVIPEHHQKKTFDSLIQDALDGLMLEGENIVSAARKAIIRHDFSAVLTVFPILRHLKQTKPEFDQVLQGTAASTKNKLPGLITSMETVGAKALEDFADNIKNDPDKEYNMPKDGTVHELTSNAILFLQQLLDFQETAGAMLASQVLGDTYNIPLDPRETSSSATSYSSEFSKRLLSTYICKVLGNLQLNLLSKSKVYEDPALSAIFLHNNYNYILKALEKSELIQLVAVTQKTAERSYREHIEQQIQTYQRSWLKVTDYISEKNLPVFQPGVKLRDKERQMIKERFKGFNDGLEELCKIQKAWAIPDMEQRDKIRQAQKNIVRETYGAFLHRYGSVPFTKNPEKYIKYRVEQVGDMIDRLFDTSA; this is encoded by the exons ATGATCCCCCCGCAGGAGGCGTCCGCCCGGCGGCGGGAGATCGAGGACAAGCTGAAACAG GAGGAGGAGACGCTGTCCTTCATCCGAGACAGCCTGGAGAAGAGCGACCAGCTCACCAAAAACATG GTGTCTATCCTGTCATCCTTTGAGAGTCGCCTTATGAAGCTAGAGAACTCCATCATCCCTGTGCACAAGCAGACTGAGAACCTGCAGCGGCTGCAGGAGAATGTTGAGAAGACTCTGTCCTGCCTGGACCATGTCATCAGCTACTACCATGTGGCCAGTGACACTGAGAAAATCATCAGGGAGGG CCCTACAGGCAGGCTGGAAGAGTACCTGGGGAGCATGGCCAAGATTCAGAAGGCTGTGGAGTATTTCCAGGACAATAGCCCAGACAGTCCAGAGCTCAACAAAGTG AAGCTGCTATTCGAGCGGGGGAAGGAGTCACTGGAGTCTGAGTTCCGCAGCCTGATGACCAGGCACAGTAAGGTTGTGTCCCCTGTGCTCATCCTGGATCTGATCAGTGGCGAAGATGAGCTGGAGGTCCAGGAGGAGGTACCCCTGGAGCACCTGCCCGAGGGAGTGCTCCAGGACGTGATCCGCATTTCCCGCTGGCTGGTGGAATACGGCCGCAACCAAG ATTTCATGAATGTCTACTACCAGATTCGCTCCAGCCAGCTAGACCGCTCCATCAAGGGCCTGAAGGAGCATTTCCGGAAGAGTAGTTCCTCCTCTGGGGTTCCCTACTCCCCTGCTATCCCCAATAAGAGGAAAGACACGCCCACCAAGAAGCCCCTCAAGAGGCCAG GGACGATCCGTAAGGCTCAGAACCTTCTGAAACAGTATTCCCAGCATGGTCTAGATGGGAAAAAGGGGGGCTCTAACCTCATTCCTCTGGAAG GTCACGAGCATGATTTCCGAGTTAAGCACCTGTCCGAGGCCCTGAACGACAAGCACGGGCCGCTGGCTG GGAGAGACGACACACTGGACGTGGAGACCGACGCCTACATTCACTGTGTCAGTGCCTTCGTCAAGTTGGCCCAGAGCGAGTACCAGCTGCTGATGGACGTCATCCCTGAGCACCATCAGAAAAAGACGTTTGACTCTCTGATCCAG GATGCACTGGACGGGCTGATGCTCGAAGGGGAGAACATCGTGTCTGCTGCCCGCAAGGCCATCATCCGACACGACTTCTCTGCCGTACTCACTGTCTTCCCCATCCTGCGGCACCTCAAGCAGACGAAGCCCGAGTTTGACCAGGTGCTCCAG GGTACAGCTGCCAGCACCAAGAACAAGCTGCCCGGCCTCATCACCTCCATGGAGACAGTTGGAGCCAAGGCATTGGAGGACTTTGCCGACAACATCAAG AATGATCCGGACAAGGAATACAACATGCCCAAGGATGGCACCGTGCATGAGCTCACAAGCAAT GCCATCCTCTTTCTACAGCAACTCCTGGACTTCCAAGAGACAGCCGGGGCGATGCTGGCCTCCCAAG TTCTTGGGGACACATACAATATTCCTTTAGACCCCCGAG AGACCAGCTCTTCAGCCACCAGCTACAGCTCCGAGTTCAGCAAGCGCCTGCTAAGCACGTATATCT GTAAAGTCCTGGGCAACCTGCAGCTGAACCTCCTGAGCAAGTCCAAAGTGTATGAGGACCCAGCTCTGAGCGCCATCTTTCTGCACAACAACTACAACTACATCCTCAAGGCCCTGGAGAA gtctgagCTGATCCAGCTGGTGGCTGTGACCCAGAAGACTGCTGAACGCTCCTACCGGGAGCACATTGAGCAGCAGATCCAGACCTACCAGCGGAG CTGGTTAAAGGTGACTGACTACATCTCTGAGAAGAATCTACCTGTATTCCAACCCGGAGTCAAG CTGAGGGACAAGGAGCGACAGATGATCAAAGAGCGTTTCAAG GGTTTCAATGATGGCCTCGAAGAATTGTGCAAGATCCAGAAGGCCTGGGCTATTCCTGACATGGAGCAGAGAGACAAGATTCGCCAAGCTCAGAAAAACATCGTCAGGGAGACGTACGGGGCCTTTCTGCACAG GTATGGCAGCGTGCCGTTCACCAAGAACCCTGAGAAGTACATCAAGTACCGCGTGGAGCAGGTGGGCGACATGATCGATCGCCTCTTTGACACCTCTGCCtga
- the EXOC7 gene encoding exocyst complex component 7 isoform X1, translated as MIPPQEASARRREIEDKLKQEEETLSFIRDSLEKSDQLTKNMVSILSSFESRLMKLENSIIPVHKQTENLQRLQENVEKTLSCLDHVISYYHVASDTEKIIREGPTGRLEEYLGSMAKIQKAVEYFQDNSPDSPELNKVKLLFERGKESLESEFRSLMTRHSKVVSPVLILDLISGEDELEVQEEVPLEHLPEGVLQDVIRISRWLVEYGRNQDFMNVYYQIRSSQLDRSIKGLKEHFRKSSSSSGVPYSPAIPNKRKDTPTKKPLKRPGTIRKAQNLLKQYSQHGLDGKKGGSNLIPLEGHEHDFRVKHLSEALNDKHGPLAGRDDTLDVETDAYIHCVSAFVKLAQSEYQLLMDVIPEHHQKKTFDSLIQDALDGLMLEGENIVSAARKAIIRHDFSAVLTVFPILRHLKQTKPEFDQVLQGTAASTKNKLPGLITSMETVGAKALEDFADNIKNDPDKEYNMPKDGTVHELTSNAILFLQQLLDFQETAGAMLASQEWHSLVRRCPACLAPPSAFLHLLLGSPVLPISLTQLTVPWAGASGPAGCLPTDCCPGIGAGEVGMEGVLGDTYNIPLDPRETSSSATSYSSEFSKRLLSTYICKVLGNLQLNLLSKSKVYEDPALSAIFLHNNYNYILKALEKSELIQLVAVTQKTAERSYREHIEQQIQTYQRSWLKVTDYISEKNLPVFQPGVKLRDKERQMIKERFKGFNDGLEELCKIQKAWAIPDMEQRDKIRQAQKNIVRETYGAFLHRYGSVPFTKNPEKYIKYRVEQVGDMIDRLFDTSA; from the exons ATGATCCCCCCGCAGGAGGCGTCCGCCCGGCGGCGGGAGATCGAGGACAAGCTGAAACAG GAGGAGGAGACGCTGTCCTTCATCCGAGACAGCCTGGAGAAGAGCGACCAGCTCACCAAAAACATG GTGTCTATCCTGTCATCCTTTGAGAGTCGCCTTATGAAGCTAGAGAACTCCATCATCCCTGTGCACAAGCAGACTGAGAACCTGCAGCGGCTGCAGGAGAATGTTGAGAAGACTCTGTCCTGCCTGGACCATGTCATCAGCTACTACCATGTGGCCAGTGACACTGAGAAAATCATCAGGGAGGG CCCTACAGGCAGGCTGGAAGAGTACCTGGGGAGCATGGCCAAGATTCAGAAGGCTGTGGAGTATTTCCAGGACAATAGCCCAGACAGTCCAGAGCTCAACAAAGTG AAGCTGCTATTCGAGCGGGGGAAGGAGTCACTGGAGTCTGAGTTCCGCAGCCTGATGACCAGGCACAGTAAGGTTGTGTCCCCTGTGCTCATCCTGGATCTGATCAGTGGCGAAGATGAGCTGGAGGTCCAGGAGGAGGTACCCCTGGAGCACCTGCCCGAGGGAGTGCTCCAGGACGTGATCCGCATTTCCCGCTGGCTGGTGGAATACGGCCGCAACCAAG ATTTCATGAATGTCTACTACCAGATTCGCTCCAGCCAGCTAGACCGCTCCATCAAGGGCCTGAAGGAGCATTTCCGGAAGAGTAGTTCCTCCTCTGGGGTTCCCTACTCCCCTGCTATCCCCAATAAGAGGAAAGACACGCCCACCAAGAAGCCCCTCAAGAGGCCAG GGACGATCCGTAAGGCTCAGAACCTTCTGAAACAGTATTCCCAGCATGGTCTAGATGGGAAAAAGGGGGGCTCTAACCTCATTCCTCTGGAAG GTCACGAGCATGATTTCCGAGTTAAGCACCTGTCCGAGGCCCTGAACGACAAGCACGGGCCGCTGGCTG GGAGAGACGACACACTGGACGTGGAGACCGACGCCTACATTCACTGTGTCAGTGCCTTCGTCAAGTTGGCCCAGAGCGAGTACCAGCTGCTGATGGACGTCATCCCTGAGCACCATCAGAAAAAGACGTTTGACTCTCTGATCCAG GATGCACTGGACGGGCTGATGCTCGAAGGGGAGAACATCGTGTCTGCTGCCCGCAAGGCCATCATCCGACACGACTTCTCTGCCGTACTCACTGTCTTCCCCATCCTGCGGCACCTCAAGCAGACGAAGCCCGAGTTTGACCAGGTGCTCCAG GGTACAGCTGCCAGCACCAAGAACAAGCTGCCCGGCCTCATCACCTCCATGGAGACAGTTGGAGCCAAGGCATTGGAGGACTTTGCCGACAACATCAAG AATGATCCGGACAAGGAATACAACATGCCCAAGGATGGCACCGTGCATGAGCTCACAAGCAAT GCCATCCTCTTTCTACAGCAACTCCTGGACTTCCAAGAGACAGCCGGGGCGATGCTGGCCTCCCAAG AGTGGCACTCCCTGGTTCGAAGATGCCCTGCCTGCCTCGCCCCTCCTTCCGCATTTCTCCATCTGCTCTTGGGTTCGCCTGTCCTCCCGATTAGTCTCACACAGCTGACCGTTCCGTGGGCTGGCGCCTCAGGGCCAGCCGGGTGTCTTCCCACTGACTGCTGCCCTGGCATTGGAGCTGGGGAGGTTGGCATGGAAGGAG TTCTTGGGGACACATACAATATTCCTTTAGACCCCCGAG AGACCAGCTCTTCAGCCACCAGCTACAGCTCCGAGTTCAGCAAGCGCCTGCTAAGCACGTATATCT GTAAAGTCCTGGGCAACCTGCAGCTGAACCTCCTGAGCAAGTCCAAAGTGTATGAGGACCCAGCTCTGAGCGCCATCTTTCTGCACAACAACTACAACTACATCCTCAAGGCCCTGGAGAA gtctgagCTGATCCAGCTGGTGGCTGTGACCCAGAAGACTGCTGAACGCTCCTACCGGGAGCACATTGAGCAGCAGATCCAGACCTACCAGCGGAG CTGGTTAAAGGTGACTGACTACATCTCTGAGAAGAATCTACCTGTATTCCAACCCGGAGTCAAG CTGAGGGACAAGGAGCGACAGATGATCAAAGAGCGTTTCAAG GGTTTCAATGATGGCCTCGAAGAATTGTGCAAGATCCAGAAGGCCTGGGCTATTCCTGACATGGAGCAGAGAGACAAGATTCGCCAAGCTCAGAAAAACATCGTCAGGGAGACGTACGGGGCCTTTCTGCACAG GTATGGCAGCGTGCCGTTCACCAAGAACCCTGAGAAGTACATCAAGTACCGCGTGGAGCAGGTGGGCGACATGATCGATCGCCTCTTTGACACCTCTGCCtga
- the EXOC7 gene encoding exocyst complex component 7 isoform X9, which translates to MIPPQEASARRREIEDKLKQEEETLSFIRDSLEKSDQLTKNMVSILSSFESRLMKLENSIIPVHKQTENLQRLQENVEKTLSCLDHVISYYHVASDTEKIIREGPTGRLEEYLGSMAKIQKAVEYFQDNSPDSPELNKVKLLFERGKESLESEFRSLMTRHSKVVSPVLILDLISGEDELEVQEEVPLEHLPEGVLQDVIRISRWLVEYGRNQDFMNVYYQIRSSQLDRSIKGLKEHFRKSSSSSGVPYSPAIPNKRKDTPTKKPLKRPGHEHDFRVKHLSEALNDKHGPLAGRDDTLDVETDAYIHCVSAFVKLAQSEYQLLMDVIPEHHQKKTFDSLIQDALDGLMLEGENIVSAARKAIIRHDFSAVLTVFPILRHLKQTKPEFDQVLQGTAASTKNKLPGLITSMETVGAKALEDFADNIKNDPDKEYNMPKDGTVHELTSNAILFLQQLLDFQETAGAMLASQETSSSATSYSSEFSKRLLSTYICKVLGNLQLNLLSKSKVYEDPALSAIFLHNNYNYILKALEKSELIQLVAVTQKTAERSYREHIEQQIQTYQRSWLKVTDYISEKNLPVFQPGVKLRDKERQMIKERFKGFNDGLEELCKIQKAWAIPDMEQRDKIRQAQKNIVRETYGAFLHRYGSVPFTKNPEKYIKYRVEQVGDMIDRLFDTSA; encoded by the exons ATGATCCCCCCGCAGGAGGCGTCCGCCCGGCGGCGGGAGATCGAGGACAAGCTGAAACAG GAGGAGGAGACGCTGTCCTTCATCCGAGACAGCCTGGAGAAGAGCGACCAGCTCACCAAAAACATG GTGTCTATCCTGTCATCCTTTGAGAGTCGCCTTATGAAGCTAGAGAACTCCATCATCCCTGTGCACAAGCAGACTGAGAACCTGCAGCGGCTGCAGGAGAATGTTGAGAAGACTCTGTCCTGCCTGGACCATGTCATCAGCTACTACCATGTGGCCAGTGACACTGAGAAAATCATCAGGGAGGG CCCTACAGGCAGGCTGGAAGAGTACCTGGGGAGCATGGCCAAGATTCAGAAGGCTGTGGAGTATTTCCAGGACAATAGCCCAGACAGTCCAGAGCTCAACAAAGTG AAGCTGCTATTCGAGCGGGGGAAGGAGTCACTGGAGTCTGAGTTCCGCAGCCTGATGACCAGGCACAGTAAGGTTGTGTCCCCTGTGCTCATCCTGGATCTGATCAGTGGCGAAGATGAGCTGGAGGTCCAGGAGGAGGTACCCCTGGAGCACCTGCCCGAGGGAGTGCTCCAGGACGTGATCCGCATTTCCCGCTGGCTGGTGGAATACGGCCGCAACCAAG ATTTCATGAATGTCTACTACCAGATTCGCTCCAGCCAGCTAGACCGCTCCATCAAGGGCCTGAAGGAGCATTTCCGGAAGAGTAGTTCCTCCTCTGGGGTTCCCTACTCCCCTGCTATCCCCAATAAGAGGAAAGACACGCCCACCAAGAAGCCCCTCAAGAGGCCAG GTCACGAGCATGATTTCCGAGTTAAGCACCTGTCCGAGGCCCTGAACGACAAGCACGGGCCGCTGGCTG GGAGAGACGACACACTGGACGTGGAGACCGACGCCTACATTCACTGTGTCAGTGCCTTCGTCAAGTTGGCCCAGAGCGAGTACCAGCTGCTGATGGACGTCATCCCTGAGCACCATCAGAAAAAGACGTTTGACTCTCTGATCCAG GATGCACTGGACGGGCTGATGCTCGAAGGGGAGAACATCGTGTCTGCTGCCCGCAAGGCCATCATCCGACACGACTTCTCTGCCGTACTCACTGTCTTCCCCATCCTGCGGCACCTCAAGCAGACGAAGCCCGAGTTTGACCAGGTGCTCCAG GGTACAGCTGCCAGCACCAAGAACAAGCTGCCCGGCCTCATCACCTCCATGGAGACAGTTGGAGCCAAGGCATTGGAGGACTTTGCCGACAACATCAAG AATGATCCGGACAAGGAATACAACATGCCCAAGGATGGCACCGTGCATGAGCTCACAAGCAAT GCCATCCTCTTTCTACAGCAACTCCTGGACTTCCAAGAGACAGCCGGGGCGATGCTGGCCTCCCAAG AGACCAGCTCTTCAGCCACCAGCTACAGCTCCGAGTTCAGCAAGCGCCTGCTAAGCACGTATATCT GTAAAGTCCTGGGCAACCTGCAGCTGAACCTCCTGAGCAAGTCCAAAGTGTATGAGGACCCAGCTCTGAGCGCCATCTTTCTGCACAACAACTACAACTACATCCTCAAGGCCCTGGAGAA gtctgagCTGATCCAGCTGGTGGCTGTGACCCAGAAGACTGCTGAACGCTCCTACCGGGAGCACATTGAGCAGCAGATCCAGACCTACCAGCGGAG CTGGTTAAAGGTGACTGACTACATCTCTGAGAAGAATCTACCTGTATTCCAACCCGGAGTCAAG CTGAGGGACAAGGAGCGACAGATGATCAAAGAGCGTTTCAAG GGTTTCAATGATGGCCTCGAAGAATTGTGCAAGATCCAGAAGGCCTGGGCTATTCCTGACATGGAGCAGAGAGACAAGATTCGCCAAGCTCAGAAAAACATCGTCAGGGAGACGTACGGGGCCTTTCTGCACAG GTATGGCAGCGTGCCGTTCACCAAGAACCCTGAGAAGTACATCAAGTACCGCGTGGAGCAGGTGGGCGACATGATCGATCGCCTCTTTGACACCTCTGCCtga